From Algoriphagus sp. NG3, the proteins below share one genomic window:
- a CDS encoding ABC transporter permease: MIKNYFKIALRGFAKHKLTFFINLFGLSLGLWAAILIGLWVTAEMNVNKDLPEVERVYQMMEHQSYGADIFTTNSTPGVLAESMKETLADVEYASTYTWMENLLFVQGDKRIKLEGLYAMPDFLQIYDYGVVEGDLNSMLTEKNHVVLTESGAISLFGRTDVVGEDVEIKGGTAMENFIVQGVVKDFPGSSSMQFDFVLPYAVFFEENDWLEDWGNNGPRTVVRLREGVDGEKFSASMENYIKDRQEHSHVRLFAYPYGDYYLHGSWKDGQLVEGRIKNVKLFAMIGLFVLIIACINFMNLSTAKSQKRAKEVGVRKVAGADKSSLVMQFMSESLLITFFSAILAVLLVEATLPIFNSLTGKEMYVPYGTGAFWLQLISIILFTGIVAGSYPAFYLSATKVVSVFRSFSKAGRGVVMARKGLVLFQFILATILIVSTVVVYQQISFAMNQDLGYAKDQLVQIPLEGKLLESFDVFKAELEKNENIESVSRSSFGFLGRNSNTGGVSWEGKDPENSALFEIIRVDYEFLKTAGLELMKGRDFDRVNGADSTSGAILNRTAYELMQKDHEGSEFFRLWEEERAITGVVKDFHFESFRQNVAPAILLLDPKNTWQGYVKVNTDQIQETIAYLENVATNLNPEFPFEYSFMDENYARLYREDVRLRDLAQYFSILTIIISCLGLLGLSAHIAEQKTKEIGIRKVLGASTLSILQVINREFILIVFVSIVIGSGLAFWVMQDWLNGYQYKISFEWWFIPLAAAVIMGVALLTVTIQSLKAANSDPVKAIKSE; this comes from the coding sequence ATGATAAAAAACTACTTTAAAATCGCATTGAGAGGCTTTGCAAAGCATAAACTCACCTTTTTTATCAATCTGTTTGGTCTGTCACTGGGCCTTTGGGCAGCGATTCTGATCGGGCTTTGGGTTACTGCGGAGATGAACGTCAACAAGGACTTGCCCGAGGTGGAGCGGGTCTATCAGATGATGGAGCATCAGTCCTATGGGGCGGATATTTTCACTACCAATTCCACGCCCGGCGTGCTGGCAGAAAGCATGAAGGAAACTCTGGCGGATGTGGAATATGCCTCTACTTACACCTGGATGGAGAATTTGCTGTTTGTCCAGGGAGACAAGCGGATCAAGCTGGAAGGCCTGTATGCCATGCCTGATTTTTTGCAAATCTATGACTATGGTGTGGTGGAGGGAGATCTCAATTCCATGCTCACTGAAAAAAATCACGTGGTCTTGACTGAAAGCGGAGCCATTTCCCTATTCGGAAGAACAGATGTGGTGGGTGAGGACGTGGAGATAAAAGGGGGTACCGCTATGGAAAATTTTATCGTTCAGGGTGTGGTCAAGGACTTTCCGGGCAGTTCATCCATGCAGTTTGACTTTGTGCTGCCTTATGCAGTCTTTTTTGAGGAAAATGACTGGTTGGAAGACTGGGGGAACAATGGCCCAAGAACAGTTGTGCGACTGCGCGAAGGGGTAGATGGGGAGAAGTTTTCTGCCAGTATGGAGAACTATATCAAGGATAGACAAGAGCATTCACACGTTCGGTTGTTCGCTTATCCCTATGGGGATTACTACCTGCATGGCAGCTGGAAAGACGGGCAGCTAGTAGAAGGCAGGATCAAAAACGTCAAGCTTTTTGCCATGATCGGTCTCTTTGTGCTGATCATCGCCTGCATCAATTTTATGAATCTCAGCACTGCCAAGTCCCAAAAAAGAGCAAAGGAAGTAGGGGTGAGGAAAGTGGCAGGAGCTGATAAGAGTTCCCTGGTCATGCAGTTTATGAGCGAGTCCTTATTGATCACTTTTTTCTCTGCGATTTTAGCGGTGCTTTTGGTAGAGGCCACTTTACCCATATTCAATAGCCTGACAGGAAAAGAGATGTATGTGCCTTATGGGACTGGGGCTTTCTGGCTACAGCTTATTTCAATTATTCTTTTTACAGGGATTGTGGCTGGAAGTTATCCTGCATTTTATCTCTCGGCTACCAAAGTTGTTTCGGTGTTCAGGTCATTTTCCAAAGCCGGCAGAGGGGTGGTGATGGCCAGAAAAGGCCTGGTGTTATTCCAGTTTATTTTGGCCACTATCCTGATCGTTTCCACCGTAGTGGTGTACCAGCAGATCAGTTTTGCCATGAACCAGGATTTGGGCTATGCCAAGGATCAGCTTGTTCAGATACCTTTGGAAGGAAAGCTTTTGGAGAGTTTTGATGTTTTTAAGGCGGAGTTGGAAAAGAATGAAAACATAGAGTCCGTCAGCAGATCCTCCTTTGGATTTTTGGGAAGAAACTCCAACACGGGAGGAGTTTCCTGGGAAGGGAAAGACCCTGAGAATTCAGCTTTATTTGAAATCATCCGTGTGGATTATGAATTTCTAAAAACGGCTGGTTTGGAGTTGATGAAAGGACGGGATTTCGATAGAGTCAATGGGGCTGATTCTACTTCTGGGGCTATCCTAAATCGGACTGCCTATGAGCTGATGCAAAAAGACCATGAAGGTTCCGAGTTTTTCAGGTTATGGGAAGAGGAAAGAGCCATTACCGGAGTGGTAAAAGATTTCCATTTTGAAAGCTTCAGGCAAAATGTGGCCCCTGCTATTTTGCTCTTAGACCCGAAAAATACCTGGCAAGGGTATGTGAAAGTGAATACTGATCAAATCCAAGAGACCATTGCTTACTTGGAAAATGTTGCAACCAACCTCAATCCTGAATTCCCTTTTGAATACAGTTTTATGGATGAGAATTATGCCCGGCTCTATCGGGAGGATGTGCGGCTAAGAGACTTGGCGCAGTATTTCAGTATTCTCACCATCATCATTTCCTGCTTGGGTTTGCTGGGCTTGTCAGCCCATATTGCCGAGCAAAAAACCAAGGAAATCGGGATCCGAAAAGTATTGGGAGCCTCCACCTTATCTATTCTTCAGGTAATCAACAGGGAGTTTATCCTGATCGTATTTGTGTCGATTGTCATTGGATCAGGGCTGGCATTCTGGGTGATGCAGGACTGGCTGAATGGCTACCAATATAAGATCAGTTTTGAGTGGTGGTTTATCCCCCTTGCTGCGGCTGTGATCATGGGAGTGGCGCTGCTGACGGTGACTATACAATCCCTGAAAGCCGCCAATTCCGACCCTGTAAAGGCGATTAAGAGTGAGTAA